The following are from one region of the Myxococcales bacterium genome:
- a CDS encoding 6-phosphofructokinase, whose amino-acid sequence MSKSEKLAILVGGGPAPGINSVISAATIRALLQGVEVLGIRDGFSEIMQGKLDRVRPLSIEEVSRIHFSGGSYLGTSRANPTKKEESLANVVASLEKLGVSQLITIGGDDTAFSAMKTAEKANGNVRVVHVPKTIDNDLDLPADIDTFGYQTARHVGVEVVKNLMVDAKTTSRWYFVVAMGRKAGHLALGIGKAAGATLTVVPEEFPNGKTSLDHIVDILTGAVIKRLAQGRRDGVAVLAEGLAESIPEVELSRLGTVVRDEHDHIRFSELDLGRGVKGLVEDRLRRLGIKLTIVSKDIGYELRCADPIPSDIEYTRDLGYCAAKYLFEGGNAAMVSLQGGHFVPIPFARMLDPVTGRTRVRMVDINSTRYGIARRYMIRLRRDDFDHYIELEKYAKIANMTVEDFKSRFHYVVSNEPPAVVLNPPHIDS is encoded by the coding sequence GTGTCAAAGTCCGAGAAGCTTGCAATCCTGGTAGGAGGCGGCCCCGCCCCCGGCATCAACAGCGTGATCAGCGCAGCCACGATCCGGGCGCTGCTGCAAGGTGTGGAGGTCCTGGGCATTCGAGACGGGTTCTCGGAGATCATGCAGGGCAAGCTCGACCGTGTGCGGCCGCTTTCGATCGAGGAGGTGAGCCGCATTCACTTCTCGGGTGGCAGCTACCTGGGCACGTCCCGCGCGAACCCCACCAAAAAAGAAGAGAGCCTCGCCAACGTCGTGGCCAGCTTGGAGAAGCTCGGGGTGAGTCAGCTCATCACCATCGGCGGAGACGACACGGCGTTTTCGGCCATGAAGACCGCCGAGAAGGCGAACGGAAACGTCCGCGTGGTCCACGTGCCGAAGACGATCGACAACGATCTCGACTTGCCGGCCGACATCGACACCTTCGGGTACCAAACGGCCCGCCACGTGGGCGTCGAGGTCGTCAAGAACCTGATGGTCGATGCCAAGACCACATCGCGCTGGTACTTCGTCGTGGCCATGGGCCGCAAGGCGGGGCATCTGGCACTTGGGATTGGGAAAGCCGCGGGCGCCACGCTCACGGTGGTTCCAGAGGAGTTCCCGAACGGCAAGACCAGCCTGGACCACATCGTGGACATCCTGACGGGCGCGGTCATCAAGCGGCTCGCTCAAGGGCGAAGGGACGGCGTAGCGGTTTTGGCCGAGGGCCTGGCCGAAAGCATCCCCGAGGTCGAGTTGTCGCGGCTTGGCACCGTGGTCCGGGACGAACACGACCACATCCGCTTCTCCGAGCTGGATCTCGGCCGCGGCGTCAAGGGACTGGTCGAGGACCGCCTGCGCCGCCTCGGCATCAAGCTCACGATCGTGTCGAAGGACATTGGTTACGAGCTCCGATGTGCCGATCCGATTCCCAGCGACATCGAGTACACCCGAGACCTCGGCTACTGCGCCGCCAAGTATCTCTTCGAGGGCGGAAACGCCGCGATGGTATCGTTGCAAGGCGGTCACTTCGTACCCATTCCCTTCGCGCGCATGCTCGACCCGGTGACCGGCCGCACCCGCGTCCGCATGGTGGACATCAATTCGACCCGCTATGGCATTGCCCGCCGCTACATGATCCGGCTACGACGCGACGACTTCGACCACTACATCGAACTCGAGAAGTACGCCAAGATCGCCAACATGACGGTGGAAGACTTCAAGAGCCGGTTCCACTACGTGGTCTCGAACGAGCCTCCCGCGGTGGTGCTGAACCCCCCTCATATCGACAGCTGA
- the asnB gene encoding asparagine synthase (glutamine-hydrolyzing), whose product MSGFAGLVDPTGAPVDRDLLTCMTRAVAARGPDAEGFFFGPGIGLGHRRLSVIDRSAGGAQPMGNEDGDVQLVLDGTIYNFLDLRAELMGFGHTFRTRSDTEVLLAAYIQWGSAVVSHLEGMYALVVWDGRKRQVFAARDRMGEKPLYYARIPRSGLPPLFAFGSQLKALAPVPGLDRSVCSGALDRYFRFAFVPAPLTIYEGARKLDAAECLQLSLTDDADLAPTVQRYWDVPRPPTHAPLRASDAAEALASLLVRAVEKRLVSDVPLGVYLSGSNPDAAVAATLRALLGSGHGIQTFSIAHSDPTCDTSVHARTAASFLGCIHHEQLLKPWAMRDVLPQVTRALDEPLADATVVSAFLLSRFARHHVTVALSGDGANELFAGHPRSASSRLALGMHRILRGEHLPDGWRRHQSSRVALLPNEHAALLSPDVRARADSDLFTFADLSTGQSVAPHEQALLPDPFVRMYLADDVNVKADRAASAVGLEVRAPFLDTDLVEFACRLPANLRGRVGWGPNLLRWAMRGRLPAHLLGRKTRGVAEVPVARWMKGDLLPMLKDELEPTKLAREGFFQPAEVTRVLDAHVSGRHDGHKALWALLCFERWLADHGPHTTPR is encoded by the coding sequence ATGAGCGGCTTCGCCGGTCTGGTTGACCCGACCGGCGCTCCCGTCGATCGAGACCTCCTCACCTGCATGACCCGTGCGGTGGCCGCGAGGGGCCCCGATGCCGAGGGCTTTTTCTTTGGCCCCGGTATCGGGCTCGGGCACCGACGGCTCTCTGTCATCGATCGCTCCGCGGGGGGAGCGCAGCCGATGGGCAACGAGGACGGAGACGTCCAGCTCGTCCTCGACGGCACAATCTACAACTTCCTCGACCTGCGGGCCGAGCTCATGGGGTTTGGGCACACCTTCCGAACCCGCTCGGATACGGAGGTGCTGCTGGCCGCCTACATACAGTGGGGCTCAGCCGTTGTTTCGCACCTCGAGGGAATGTACGCGTTGGTCGTGTGGGACGGCCGCAAACGGCAGGTGTTCGCCGCGCGGGATCGCATGGGAGAAAAGCCGCTCTACTATGCGCGCATACCCCGGAGCGGCTTACCACCGCTTTTTGCCTTTGGCTCTCAGCTCAAGGCCCTGGCCCCGGTTCCAGGGCTCGATCGCAGCGTCTGTTCAGGGGCGCTCGACCGTTACTTCCGATTCGCCTTCGTCCCCGCCCCCCTCACGATCTACGAAGGGGCCCGCAAGTTGGATGCGGCAGAGTGTCTGCAGCTCAGCCTGACCGACGACGCAGACCTGGCCCCCACGGTGCAGCGCTACTGGGATGTCCCGCGTCCGCCGACCCACGCGCCCCTGCGCGCCTCCGACGCCGCCGAGGCGTTGGCCTCGTTGCTCGTGCGCGCGGTCGAAAAGCGCCTCGTATCCGACGTGCCCCTGGGGGTGTACCTCTCCGGGAGCAACCCCGACGCCGCCGTGGCCGCCACGTTACGCGCCCTGCTTGGAAGCGGGCACGGCATCCAGACCTTCTCGATTGCTCATTCGGACCCAACTTGCGACACCTCTGTCCACGCCCGGACCGCCGCGAGCTTTCTGGGATGCATCCACCACGAGCAGCTCCTCAAGCCCTGGGCCATGCGCGACGTGCTGCCGCAAGTCACCCGTGCACTCGACGAACCCCTGGCCGATGCCACCGTGGTTTCCGCCTTCTTGCTGAGTCGCTTCGCGCGCCACCACGTGACCGTGGCGCTCAGCGGGGACGGAGCCAACGAGCTGTTCGCCGGCCACCCCAGGAGCGCTTCGTCTCGCCTGGCCCTCGGCATGCATCGGATCTTGCGCGGGGAACACCTCCCAGATGGATGGCGGCGGCATCAAAGCTCGAGGGTGGCCCTTCTGCCGAACGAACACGCCGCGCTGCTTTCGCCGGACGTGAGGGCGCGAGCGGATTCCGATCTCTTCACTTTTGCGGATCTTTCCACGGGCCAGAGTGTGGCCCCTCACGAGCAAGCTCTCCTCCCGGATCCCTTCGTACGCATGTACCTCGCCGACGACGTAAACGTGAAGGCAGACCGCGCGGCGAGCGCGGTGGGACTCGAAGTGCGCGCGCCGTTTCTGGATACGGACCTCGTGGAGTTTGCGTGCCGTCTGCCTGCGAACCTGCGAGGCCGGGTTGGCTGGGGCCCGAACTTGCTCAGGTGGGCGATGCGGGGGCGCTTGCCGGCCCACCTGCTCGGACGCAAGACCCGAGGGGTGGCGGAGGTGCCCGTGGCACGGTGGATGAAAGGTGATCTCTTGCCCATGCTCAAAGACGAACTCGAACCCACCAAGCTGGCACGCGAGGGCTTCTTTCAACCCGCCGAGGTGACGAGGGTGCTCGACGCTCACGTCAGCGGTCGGCACGATGGACACAAGGCACTCTGGGCACTGCTCTGCTTCGAGCGCTGGCTTGCCGATCATGGGCCCCACACCACCCCCCGCTGA
- a CDS encoding GNAT family N-acetyltransferase — translation MRPPRHPLLGRDERQLDLRELDALADAFDADVVASPEIDQFCSSTCWTMPAAQELMPPRQPAIRRSPDGWLAFMFGEHAASGRFLEPLEASWGLACPLVGPDPVALVHWLADVLEADREGWDLTLLAGIPAASRLLTSVAFILGKRFRVLRHGRTGRHVASLAGGLDGFLSRRSRNLRRSVARAQATARQRGVTFEHHAPRTVEEALALFARVQRVEAASWKGRAQVGIAEGAFGEFYRNMVPRLARRKALHLVLARHGDADVAFLMGGVFGQTFRGLQMSFHESHRDLALGNLCQIEQISRLSPEVNAYDLGASGLDYKSRWAEQTLDTEILVIMPS, via the coding sequence ATGAGGCCGCCAAGACACCCCTTGCTGGGCCGCGACGAGCGACAGCTCGACCTTCGGGAGTTGGACGCCCTTGCCGACGCGTTTGATGCCGACGTGGTCGCCTCGCCCGAGATCGACCAGTTCTGCTCGTCGACCTGCTGGACGATGCCCGCCGCGCAGGAGCTGATGCCTCCCCGACAACCGGCGATCCGGCGAAGCCCCGACGGGTGGTTGGCGTTCATGTTCGGCGAGCATGCGGCCAGCGGGCGTTTCCTCGAGCCCCTCGAGGCCAGCTGGGGCCTGGCATGCCCCCTCGTGGGGCCCGACCCCGTGGCCTTGGTGCATTGGCTGGCCGACGTGCTCGAGGCCGATCGAGAAGGCTGGGACCTCACGCTGCTGGCCGGCATCCCCGCCGCTTCGCGGCTCTTGACGAGCGTGGCGTTCATCCTGGGAAAGCGCTTCCGGGTGCTGCGCCACGGACGCACGGGTCGCCACGTGGCCAGTTTGGCCGGAGGGCTCGATGGGTTTCTCTCGCGACGCTCACGAAACCTTCGCCGCAGCGTTGCGCGGGCCCAAGCCACCGCCCGGCAGCGGGGCGTCACCTTCGAGCACCACGCCCCGCGCACGGTTGAGGAGGCCCTGGCCCTCTTCGCCCGCGTTCAACGCGTCGAAGCGGCGTCGTGGAAGGGGCGCGCCCAGGTAGGCATCGCCGAGGGAGCGTTTGGTGAGTTCTACCGCAACATGGTCCCTCGCCTCGCGCGACGCAAAGCCCTGCACCTCGTCCTCGCGCGGCACGGGGACGCCGACGTGGCCTTCCTCATGGGCGGCGTGTTCGGTCAAACGTTCCGGGGACTTCAGATGAGCTTCCACGAAAGCCATCGCGACCTGGCCTTGGGAAACCTCTGTCAAATCGAGCAGATCTCCCGCTTGTCCCCCGAGGTCAACGCGTACGACCTCGGGGCCTCGGGGCTCGATTACAAGAGCCGGTGGGCCGAGCAAACGCTCGACACCGAAATTTTGGTCATCATGCCGTCGTGA
- a CDS encoding NAD(P)-dependent oxidoreductase gives MPPSPSLKIGFLGLGIMGAPMAQRLVRAGHDVIVWNRTASRAEPLAALGARVAASPREAGLAREVVISIVTDGPDVQEVLLGPDGAATEAAPGTLFVDMSTTAPASARTISAALQARGLRFVDAPVTGGDVGAQQGALSILAGGAAEDIERAMPAFGVMGRRVTHAGPVGAGQALKACNQVMAALNLVGVCEALSLAKTSGLDLNVVVEALSLGASGSWALQNLGPRIAAENFAPGFMVDLIQKDLRIVHDAAAAAGLDLKGVELAQSLFSDNQAHGEGRQGTQALWKAVARRNGRSA, from the coding sequence ATGCCGCCTTCGCCTTCGCTAAAAATAGGATTCCTCGGGCTTGGCATCATGGGAGCTCCCATGGCCCAGCGGCTCGTGCGCGCCGGCCACGACGTGATTGTCTGGAACCGCACGGCCTCACGCGCGGAGCCGTTGGCTGCCCTGGGCGCGCGTGTGGCCGCTTCGCCGCGCGAGGCGGGTCTGGCCCGCGAGGTCGTCATCAGCATCGTGACCGACGGCCCCGATGTTCAGGAGGTGTTGCTGGGCCCCGACGGCGCTGCCACGGAGGCCGCGCCGGGCACGTTGTTCGTGGACATGAGTACGACGGCACCGGCCTCGGCCCGCACGATCTCCGCAGCGCTGCAGGCGCGCGGTTTGCGTTTCGTGGACGCTCCTGTTACCGGGGGCGACGTGGGAGCTCAACAAGGGGCGTTGTCGATTCTGGCAGGCGGTGCGGCCGAAGACATCGAACGCGCGATGCCCGCCTTCGGGGTGATGGGACGCCGGGTGACCCACGCGGGACCTGTGGGCGCGGGGCAAGCGCTCAAGGCCTGTAACCAAGTGATGGCGGCTCTGAACTTGGTGGGTGTTTGCGAGGCCTTGTCGCTCGCCAAGACGAGCGGGCTCGATCTCAACGTCGTGGTCGAGGCGCTCAGTTTGGGCGCCAGTGGATCTTGGGCTCTGCAGAACCTGGGGCCACGGATCGCCGCGGAGAACTTCGCCCCGGGCTTCATGGTGGACCTCATTCAAAAAGACCTGCGCATCGTGCACGACGCCGCGGCGGCGGCGGGTCTGGACCTCAAAGGCGTGGAGCTGGCCCAGTCGCTGTTCTCCGACAATCAGGCTCACGGTGAAGGTCGCCAGGGAACACAAGCTCTGTGGAAAGCGGTGGCGCGACGAAACGGCAGGTCGGCATGA
- a CDS encoding penicillin acylase family protein: MKIGRTPVLVTAGAHPFKLARNDAGVMQLWADDDIGLAAALGFAHAYDRCVQLCTMRIIGEGRLSACFKATKETEAIDIFMRRQAFMRTAQAELASLSDESAAVLKAYGEGLNHGLRVRGRPLEFRLAGYRPEPWEPYASLLIVKMMTYIGLAQCQQDMEKIIIEAVAGGVNLQRLKDIFAPHLEGFDEDLVALVARVRIVGNTLPPEVRFLSPLPRLMASNNWAVGPTRSVSGSALQANDPHLEVNRLPAIWYEYVGHTRNDYRLGISMPGLPGLVMGRTMNVSYGFTYGYMDMVDHFIEDVRAGVCRREDAPTGEALAHRIETIERKGQPPLTTHVFRSSMGLIEHDPHSDRVPDGLHLAVAYSAFDQGAAASFEALVRLPACQTLETALDQLSRVSVSANWLVADREGHIGYQQSGALPVRAHSGLFPLPAWRPENRWQGLWPGSALLRIVDPPEGILVTANGAHDKAGGPLAINLHGGEYRRTRIEALLDEKPKLDLDDMARIQTDLESEQAHVFLNLLRPHVPGTRLGHELLSWDGRYDVASTGAPLFEAIYEALLEEVFAPVFGAEAWRALATTTHLLFSYYNVFDRILLAGDDSWFHGEGREALFRRVVRETLARLEEEPRTTWGDRQRLSMRHILLGGQLPGFLGVDHGPIELPGTRATIVQGSVLRSYGRQTTFAPSYRFITDLGQDEARTVLAGGPSERPFDKLYVSEVQAWLAFAYKRLAPAPRPGSA, translated from the coding sequence GTGAAAATTGGTCGAACGCCCGTTTTGGTCACCGCGGGGGCGCACCCCTTCAAGCTGGCGCGCAACGACGCGGGCGTCATGCAACTGTGGGCCGACGACGACATCGGCCTTGCCGCCGCCTTGGGCTTCGCGCACGCCTACGATCGCTGCGTCCAGCTGTGCACCATGCGCATCATCGGCGAAGGACGGCTAAGCGCGTGCTTCAAGGCCACGAAAGAGACGGAGGCCATCGACATCTTCATGCGGCGCCAGGCGTTCATGCGCACGGCACAGGCCGAGCTGGCCTCGCTCAGTGACGAATCGGCGGCCGTGCTGAAAGCCTATGGGGAGGGACTGAACCACGGTCTGCGCGTCCGGGGGCGCCCGCTCGAGTTTCGTCTAGCTGGCTATCGCCCCGAACCCTGGGAGCCCTATGCCAGTTTGCTCATCGTCAAGATGATGACGTACATCGGGCTCGCGCAGTGCCAGCAGGACATGGAAAAGATCATCATCGAAGCCGTTGCGGGGGGCGTGAACCTGCAGCGTCTCAAGGACATCTTTGCCCCGCACCTGGAAGGCTTCGACGAAGACCTCGTGGCGCTCGTCGCGCGTGTGCGCATCGTGGGTAACACCCTGCCCCCCGAGGTGCGCTTCCTGTCGCCTCTGCCGCGGCTCATGGCAAGCAACAACTGGGCGGTGGGCCCCACGCGATCGGTGTCGGGCTCAGCGCTGCAGGCCAATGACCCTCACCTCGAGGTCAACCGCTTGCCGGCGATTTGGTACGAGTACGTGGGGCACACCCGCAACGACTACCGCCTGGGCATCAGCATGCCAGGGCTTCCGGGGCTCGTGATGGGACGCACCATGAACGTGTCGTACGGCTTCACGTACGGCTACATGGATATGGTGGACCACTTCATCGAGGACGTGCGCGCGGGCGTCTGCCGCCGCGAGGATGCCCCCACGGGCGAGGCCCTCGCGCACAGGATTGAGACGATCGAGCGCAAGGGCCAGCCCCCCTTGACCACCCACGTCTTCCGCTCATCGATGGGACTCATCGAACACGATCCTCACAGCGACCGCGTACCCGATGGCTTGCACCTGGCCGTGGCTTACTCGGCTTTCGACCAGGGCGCCGCCGCCTCGTTCGAGGCACTCGTTCGGTTGCCGGCCTGCCAGACGCTCGAGACCGCACTCGACCAGCTGTCCCGCGTGAGCGTTTCGGCCAACTGGCTCGTGGCCGATCGTGAGGGGCACATTGGCTACCAGCAATCCGGGGCCTTGCCCGTGAGGGCTCACTCAGGCCTGTTTCCTCTGCCAGCCTGGCGCCCGGAGAACCGCTGGCAGGGCCTGTGGCCAGGGTCCGCTTTGCTCCGAATCGTCGACCCGCCCGAGGGGATCTTGGTGACGGCCAATGGCGCTCACGACAAGGCGGGAGGGCCGCTCGCCATCAACCTTCACGGAGGCGAGTATCGGCGCACCCGCATCGAGGCACTGCTCGACGAAAAGCCCAAGCTGGATCTCGACGACATGGCCCGCATCCAAACGGATCTCGAGAGCGAACAAGCTCACGTGTTCTTGAACCTGCTCCGCCCGCACGTTCCCGGCACACGCCTTGGACACGAGCTCCTGAGCTGGGATGGCCGCTACGACGTGGCAAGCACGGGCGCGCCGCTCTTCGAGGCCATCTATGAGGCGCTGCTGGAAGAGGTGTTTGCGCCCGTGTTCGGAGCCGAGGCCTGGCGGGCGTTGGCCACCACCACGCACCTGCTCTTCTCGTACTACAACGTCTTTGACCGTATCTTGCTCGCGGGCGACGACTCGTGGTTCCACGGCGAGGGACGCGAAGCGCTGTTTCGCCGTGTGGTGCGCGAAACCCTCGCCCGGCTCGAGGAGGAACCCCGCACGACCTGGGGTGATCGCCAGCGGCTATCCATGCGGCACATCCTGCTGGGTGGGCAGCTTCCCGGGTTCCTGGGCGTCGACCACGGGCCGATCGAGCTACCGGGCACGCGAGCTACCATCGTACAAGGCTCGGTCCTACGGTCCTACGGCCGGCAAACGACCTTCGCCCCGTCTTATCGCTTCATCACGGATCTTGGGCAGGACGAGGCCCGCACGGTCTTGGCTGGGGGCCCCTCGGAGCGCCCCTTCGACAAGCTCTACGTGAGCGAGGTGCAGGCGTGGCTTGCCTTTGCCTACAAGCGCCTCGCTCCCGCCCCACGCCCGGGCAGCGCCTAG
- a CDS encoding dynamin family protein: MSHPDSVGPNGTTFDFVARKAAARECLLALGDLAAQLGLATTARDVREVRVPKLEEERFSLVVLGEFNRGKSTLINALIGERLLPAAATPTTAALAELRRGEAFGAAAVFEDGTRIPLDRGALDAYLTGRVQPPPTSRVDRVEIRLDAPVLANNLTIVDTPGVNDLSEQRADVTYGYLPRADAVVFLLDGTQVLSASERKFLQDRVLKAARDRLIFVITKCDLLDDAERAEVLSFARQELAAVAPDPPVIEVSAKRALAGDRDGSGLDRLQAAIDRVLGDDRQRVLVDHALDDAERLARFLRQSLAMRKASLSLSDSELEAKVAEARRRLEDGRKVLAEASQTIAAESAALKARVDADRRTLVDALVNRLPREVAAAEPHDVERFLGPFLEQTFRLWIEAEGKLVAEELERIAEAAVSVATERLDEVAADVGEALGAARESLRVSRPTPTYEAGVFALGALGTTALLFVNVLAGGMVFLLTPALASLARARAARSAVAEAARRVPELVTSLGDDVGARLRQIVDDFAGRLDAFIGEAGAALAQGIAEVLERAQSDRKLGTTVSEQEGLARAGAQLKTLEERLVDLRQAMWH; this comes from the coding sequence ATGAGCCATCCTGACTCCGTGGGCCCGAACGGCACCACCTTCGACTTCGTGGCGCGCAAAGCCGCCGCCCGTGAGTGTCTGCTCGCGCTTGGCGATCTGGCGGCGCAGCTGGGGCTCGCCACCACGGCGCGGGATGTGCGGGAGGTGCGGGTGCCCAAGCTCGAAGAAGAGCGCTTCTCGCTGGTGGTGCTCGGGGAGTTCAACCGCGGCAAGTCCACGCTCATCAACGCCTTGATCGGCGAGCGCCTCCTCCCCGCCGCGGCAACCCCTACCACCGCTGCGCTCGCGGAGCTGCGCCGGGGTGAAGCCTTCGGCGCGGCGGCCGTGTTCGAGGACGGCACGAGGATTCCGCTGGATCGCGGGGCCCTCGACGCCTACCTCACGGGCCGCGTGCAGCCCCCCCCCACCTCGCGGGTGGACAGGGTGGAGATTCGCCTCGACGCGCCGGTCTTGGCCAACAACCTCACCATCGTCGACACGCCGGGGGTCAACGACCTGTCCGAACAGCGGGCCGATGTGACCTATGGCTACCTGCCGCGCGCGGACGCCGTGGTGTTTCTGCTGGATGGCACGCAGGTTTTGTCGGCTTCGGAACGCAAGTTTCTGCAGGACAGGGTCCTCAAGGCCGCCCGTGATCGCCTGATCTTCGTCATCACCAAGTGCGATCTGCTCGACGACGCCGAGCGGGCCGAGGTGCTGTCGTTCGCCCGCCAAGAGCTTGCCGCCGTGGCGCCGGATCCTCCCGTCATCGAGGTCTCGGCAAAGCGGGCGCTGGCCGGCGATCGGGACGGCTCGGGACTCGACCGCCTGCAGGCCGCGATCGATCGGGTCTTGGGCGATGACCGTCAGCGGGTGCTGGTGGACCACGCGCTCGACGATGCGGAGCGGCTCGCCCGTTTCCTGCGGCAGAGCCTGGCCATGCGCAAGGCGTCCCTGTCGCTCTCCGACAGCGAGCTCGAGGCCAAGGTGGCCGAAGCCCGTCGGCGGCTCGAAGACGGTCGCAAGGTGCTCGCCGAGGCGAGCCAAACCATTGCCGCGGAGTCGGCCGCCCTGAAGGCGCGGGTGGATGCCGATCGGCGCACCCTGGTGGACGCGCTCGTCAATCGGCTTCCTCGAGAGGTTGCGGCCGCCGAGCCCCACGATGTCGAGCGCTTCCTGGGGCCCTTTCTCGAACAGACCTTTCGGCTCTGGATCGAAGCCGAAGGCAAGCTGGTGGCCGAAGAGCTCGAGCGCATCGCAGAGGCTGCCGTTTCGGTGGCCACCGAGCGGCTCGACGAAGTGGCCGCCGACGTCGGGGAGGCCCTGGGGGCAGCGCGGGAGAGCCTCAGGGTGTCGCGCCCCACGCCCACCTACGAAGCCGGCGTGTTCGCCCTGGGTGCGCTGGGCACCACCGCGCTGCTCTTTGTGAACGTGCTGGCGGGCGGTATGGTGTTCCTCCTGACGCCGGCGCTGGCGTCCTTGGCGCGCGCCCGCGCCGCGCGGTCGGCGGTTGCGGAGGCGGCTCGGCGCGTACCGGAGTTGGTGACCAGCCTCGGCGACGATGTGGGCGCGCGGCTTCGGCAGATCGTCGACGACTTTGCGGGCCGCCTCGACGCCTTCATCGGAGAAGCAGGGGCCGCGCTGGCCCAGGGCATCGCCGAGGTGCTCGAGCGGGCGCAAAGCGATCGAAAACTCGGCACCACGGTGTCCGAACAAGAGGGGCTCGCGCGGGCGGGGGCGCAGCTCAAGACGCTCGAGGAGCGCCTGGTGGATCTGCGCCAGGCGATGTGGCACTGA
- the tadA gene encoding tRNA adenosine(34) deaminase TadA, giving the protein MRLALEAAAAAAVKGEVPVGAVVVLEGRVVAVAANAREIDHDPTAHAEILALRAAAQSLGHWRLCHADVYVTLEPCPMCAGAMVNARIARVVYGCDDPKAGAARTLFNLLDDPRLNHRVDVVPGVLSDECAQVLKAFFVDLRQRRSARSGVAPADGEPALSAGVGDP; this is encoded by the coding sequence ATGCGTCTGGCGCTGGAAGCCGCCGCGGCCGCCGCGGTCAAGGGCGAGGTGCCCGTGGGCGCCGTGGTCGTCCTGGAAGGCCGCGTGGTGGCGGTGGCGGCGAACGCCCGCGAGATCGACCATGATCCCACGGCGCATGCCGAGATCCTCGCGCTGCGGGCCGCCGCGCAGTCACTGGGCCACTGGCGGCTGTGCCACGCCGACGTGTACGTCACGCTCGAACCCTGCCCCATGTGCGCGGGGGCCATGGTCAACGCGCGGATCGCGCGGGTGGTCTACGGATGCGATGACCCCAAGGCGGGCGCCGCGCGCACCTTGTTCAACCTGCTCGACGATCCCCGCCTCAACCATCGCGTGGATGTGGTGCCCGGTGTGCTTTCGGACGAGTGCGCTCAGGTTCTGAAGGCCTTCTTCGTCGACCTCCGGCAGCGCCGCAGCGCCCGCAGCGGCGTCGCTCCGGCCGACGGTGAGCCGGCCCTCAGCGCCGGCGTGGGTGACCCGTGA
- a CDS encoding N-acetylmuramoyl-L-alanine amidase, which yields MWTALLLSALVAAPEAQRPFTVALDPGHGGTNLGAMGLGEGVYEKRLTLQIAQRVKRRLERHRQVRLVLCRDRDVLVPIRARVRCANEAGADLFLSLHANASPEGPSRGTQKGFELYVLPVDQADREAALALARAGDVSEGVWQAQRVHLLVETSLEAAKRLQLELADALGAEADRGVKQQGAALDVLQGLHMPGVLVEVAFIDHPEEGKAITDEATQERIAAALAKGISDLAARARRAHADPGITGHPRRR from the coding sequence GTGTGGACCGCGCTCCTGCTCTCCGCTTTGGTGGCAGCGCCCGAGGCACAGCGTCCCTTCACCGTGGCGCTGGATCCGGGTCACGGGGGCACCAACCTGGGCGCTATGGGCTTGGGCGAGGGCGTCTACGAAAAGCGTTTGACCCTGCAGATCGCACAGCGGGTGAAGCGGCGGCTAGAGCGACACCGGCAGGTGCGGCTGGTGCTGTGCCGGGACCGCGACGTGCTCGTGCCCATCCGCGCGCGGGTGCGGTGTGCAAACGAAGCGGGTGCCGACCTTTTTTTGAGCCTGCACGCGAACGCTTCACCCGAGGGGCCGAGCCGGGGCACCCAGAAGGGCTTCGAGCTTTACGTGCTTCCCGTCGACCAAGCCGATCGGGAGGCCGCCTTGGCCCTGGCGCGGGCGGGCGACGTCAGCGAGGGGGTGTGGCAGGCGCAGCGGGTTCACCTCTTGGTGGAAACGAGTTTGGAGGCCGCCAAGCGCCTGCAGCTCGAGCTGGCCGACGCGCTCGGGGCCGAGGCCGACCGGGGGGTCAAACAACAGGGCGCCGCGCTCGACGTCCTCCAAGGCCTGCACATGCCCGGCGTGCTCGTGGAGGTGGCCTTCATCGACCACCCCGAGGAAGGGAAGGCCATTACGGACGAGGCCACCCAGGAGCGCATCGCGGCCGCCTTGGCCAAAGGCATCTCCGATCTGGCGGCGCGGGCGCGTCGGGCGCACGCAGACCCCGGCATCACGGGTCACCCACGCCGGCGCTGA